Sequence from the Pagrus major chromosome 15, Pma_NU_1.0 genome:
TGTGCTTCTTTTGTATTTAGGAGCAGTGCAAAGAGGAGTTTGCCCAGTTAGGTAAGGAACGAGATCAGCAGGCGTCTCTGGCTCTGGAGGATGTAGAGTTACAGAAGACGGCTATAAGGACAGAAGGTGATAACAAGGTTAAAGAGATACAATTGGAGCTGGAGGCTGCAAGAactgtgagtttgttttttttgaggGGGTTTTTTaattgtacatttttcaaatgtacttACGTGGATGTTATTGGAAGTAATAATTAGGGCTAACTGAATTTTTTGAGGGTCAAATCTTTGTTCATTTCCATGTTAATTTATTGAATGATATTTCACAACCACTAAGCTCTCCAggaagacacacagacagtgagggCAAGATGCATTTATTGAAGATGCCTATATAATCATCATATTTGAGTGTATTTTACTGCAAAGCATTGTACATTTGATTCAATTGCTGAATTTGTTGCAAAGTAAAagctttaaattaatttaattcatcTTCTGTTGTtagtaaaaaacacacacacacccatcccTCCTTGCTCTTGAAGCTTTGAATATTTGGTGCTAGCTGTACTCTTTCAGTCCCACTGTTCAAAATAATCTTAATTACTGACCATGTATTTTGTCTCATAAGTCTGTTAAATAATTTCTTTGTAAGATAATCTAATAACCTACGTGTATGTGGTTACAGAGAATATTGGAGCTGGAGAGCTCTCTCGACAAGATCTCACAAGACGGATCATGTCTGTCCCATGAACTTTCCAAGCAGTTGGACGAGCTGAAGGATAAACACAAAGAGCAAATCTCTGCATTAGAGGAAAAGCACCAGGAGCAGCTGGAAAAGCACAAGGGCACCCTAACCCAGCAGCATAATGCTGCTCTCGAGGAACTCAAGGAAAAACACCGAGCTGAAGTGGAGACCCTCCTGAAAGATAAAGAACTGCAGTTCCAAGCACATGTTGAAGACATGAACCAGAAAACTTTAGAGAAACTGGAAGCAAAGCAGGCAGAGCTAGAGGCAGTTTCCGCTGAACTTTCTGAGGCTTTGAAGGGTAAACAGCTCCTGGAGGAGAAGTTGGTTGCAGCTGAAGAGGTTCATAGGTTAGCTCAACAGGAACATGAGAAGAGGCTTCAAGAGCGGCAGGCAAAGCACAATGTAGAGCTGGCAAATATCAAACAGGAGCACGAGCAGTCTCTTGGAGGAATAGAGAAAACTCTGAAGGAGGAACTTAACGCATTGAAGATTGTTCtgagggaaaaggaaaaggaaattaaagaacACATGCTTAAGCAAAAAACATTACAAGAGGAATCACAAGAGCTAAATGTCAAGGTAAAGGaagtggaggagctgcagcagtgtttatCACAATCCAAGCTAGATAATGAGAGCCTAAAGGAATCTAATGCACAGTTGAGTAAGATCTCAAAGGATCTTGTTCAGTGTAAGAAGGATTTGTCAGATTTGGAGCATCAGTTGGAAGTAGCGAAGGATGATTGCCAACAGAAAGAGAAGTCGCTTCAAGAGCTAGAGCACCAATTACAAGAAGGCAAAAAGGAGCTGTCAGAGAAGGAGAAGTCATTTACTGCAGAGCTGAACACTAAACAGGAAGAACAGACGCGCCTCACGAAACAGCTGGATGATGAAAAAGCGGATCATGAGAAGAAGATGAAAAACACTAtaagagagagggatgagatAGAAGCTaagctgaaaacacaggaaacaaaaatggaaaagcttAAACAGAAGGCCAAAGACATGCATGAGAGCTATAAGAAAAAGATTCAGCAgaatgaagaaaacatgaagaagGAACTTgcaaagaaggagaaagagctTCAGCAGAAGGAGCAACAAGTTCAAGAGAAAATCGTAGAGATGGCTCAAAAAAGTTCCCAAGGCCTGAGCAGCACAGTGTCAGAGCTGCAGGCCAACCATAAGCAAGAGGTGGAGAAGCTACATGACACCCACAAGCATGAGATTGAGGAGCTGGAGCGTCGGTGGCAGGAGAAGTTAGGACAGCAAGAGGAGGAATTAACAGAGAAACACTCGCACATATTACAGGAGAAGGCTCAGGAACTGGAGGAAATTTCTCAGCAACTTAGCCGAGGGAAAGAGGAGAACGACCAAGTGTTGCGTGAATTAAAGGATCTAAAGGAGGAGCTGGTGATTCGAGAAACCACCGTGCAGAAGCTGCAAGAAGAGCTGAATGAAGCAGCGGTTAAGCTTGAAAGTTTGTCTCAGGCCGAGGCGCTGCTGAAAGAGCAAATGGAGTCAGTGGAGAGGAACCTCAACCAGGCTCTGAATGAGAGGAACTCCCTGCAAGACCAGCTTAACACAACAaaggaggagaacacagagaagtTAAAGACCTTGTCAGATAAGCTGGAGGGAACAGAGATGCAGCTCAAAGCTCTGGAAGGTTCCAGAGGTAAAGAGAGTGAGGACTTGCAGACTAAATTTGAGGAAAGTTCCTCTCAGCTACAAGCTGTTATCCATACTAAAGAAGAAAGAATTTGCACTTTAGAGGAGGATCTCCGCCAGCAGACGGAGGCGAATAAGAATCTATGCATTTCATTAGACCAGATGACTGCTCAGGTAAATGCTCAAACGGAGCATGTCGAAGCCTTAACACATGAGAAGGAGAATCATTCTCAATCTATCAGTGAGAAAGTTCAGAAAATTGAGGAGCTGAGTGAGGCAAACAGAATCATATCAGAAAGTATTAAAGCCAACGAGTTGCGTATCAGCGACTTGGAAAGCATCATCAGTGACTTGAAAAATCAGCTAGCAAGTAGCataaaagagaaggaggaagccATAAATCAGCTGAACCAGCAGTATAAAGAGGAGAGACGACAGGCTGCTGAGACCACAGAGAGATTAGAGCAGGAGAGAAAGTCTGCGTTGGAGCAGGCGGCTGCACTCAGGAACAGTCTGTCTGAGTATGAGACCAAGTTCACCCAGAATGACAACACTATCACATGTCTGCAGAGCAGACTTGATGATCTGGAGCGTGAAATCTCTGAAAAGAATGAAGCCCTGCAAAGGCTGACAGCGAGTATTGACAATCAGTCCATCAGCAAGTCGGAGATGGACCAGGTGTTGAGTGAGAAAGAGCAGAAGGTCAGCGGACTTACTTCGGAGCTGGAGAGTTGCATCAGTCGACTTGGCGAGCTCCAGGAGCAGTTAGCCTTAAAGACAAAAGAGTGTGAACAACTCACAGCTGAcctcaaacagcagcacagcgTCAGGGAGAGCGAAAAGAAAGAATTAgtagagcagctgcagcagacccAGATGCAGTGCACTCAGAACGGTAATTTGGAGCAGGAGATGGTAGAAAAACTACGCTCTCTGGAGGAAGAGTGTAAACACAAGCTTGAATGTCAGAGGGAGGAATtcgaaaaaacaaaagatgagaTTCTAAAGAGCAAAGAGGAGAATCTGAAGGCAACTGAAGAGAAGTTGTCTGCAGACAGTGCCCGGAAAGTATCCGAGCTGAAGAAGAAAGCTGAGCAGAAAATCGGTCAGATTAAGAAACAGCTAACCTCGCAGCTTGAGGAAAAAGAGCAGACGATCAAGGCTCTTCAAACGAGCCTGGAGGAAATCAAGAGCAACGAAACGGCCGGCAAACAACACGCAGAAACGttagaagagaaaacaaaaacactcgAGGATGCTCTTATCAAGCTTAAGGAAGAGCAGGAGAAAAATCTCGAACAGATTCTGAGTAATGAAAAGCTTGAGAAAGAAAAGTCTTTAGAGGAATTGAAAATCATGTACGAAGAGAAGCTGAGAGACGTAGCACAACAAGGGGAGctcaaagaaaatgaatcagcaCTACATGAAATCGAGGCCAGACTCAAAGGAGCAGAAGAGCAGAATGGAAACCTTGTCGCAGAAATAAATCGgctgaaagaagaaatatgTGAGAAGGATGCTCAGCTCGATCAACATCAGGAAACTATTAAACAGATCCAGAATTCATCACAACCTGGGGCTGAGATGATGGTGGAGCGAAGCAGCGTACAGCAAACCATGAGCGCGATGGAAAACCACTCTCCGACGGAAGGCGGCGATTCTCTCGAGTCTGTCAAGAGTAATCTGACTCAGGTGAAGAACGAGAAGGAGAAAATCCACAAGGACTTCACCAGGCTACAGAAAGACATCCGATTACTGAGGAAGGAGCACGAGCAGGATCTTGAATACATGAAGAAAGAGTTGTTagaggagcaggagaaaaaGTTAAAGTAAGTTCATGATTTCATCTTGTTAATGATTCTTGATAGTAAagacttgaaaatgaaaactaacATTTCCTTTACTGTCTGTTCTAATAGATTGGAGGTGGAAGATGTGGAAATGAAGCACAATTCTGCTATCAAGCAGCTGATGAGGGAGTTCAACACACAACTGGCCTTGAAGGAGGCGGAGCTCGATACATCGGTGAAGGAGGCCATTGGTGAGGCAGAGGAAAATAATTCTCCATTCATTAAATTAAACTGGCGAGATTTACAGCTGTGTTGTAAGACATGGGATTGAATTGGTTGTCTTGTTGTGGTGAAATCGCTACTTACTACTTACGTTTTAGGCACCAAAATAACTGCcttaaaatggaaaatcaaagtaaatctGATCTGACATTCATGTACAACAGCAGGGTGGAATAACTACATGGAaacattatgtattttttttaatttcgaCACTGACTGGAACAAAATTAAGGGATCATTGCATTCGGAAACAGTGCGTCTGAACTGCCATGTTTCCTCCATGTCGTGTTTCATTCCAGATGGGATGTGAGTGAGTGGTTTGGAATAtgaattcctttttttttttcttcatgtacTAACTCTGGCTATTTTCCTTGACACAGCAAAAGCCCAGAGTGTTGAAGCCGAGCTCATCAGTATCCATCGTGAGGAAGTCAGTCAGCTGAAAAAGCTGGTTGCCGAGAAGGAGGATGATTTGCACAGAACTGTTCAGAAATATGAACAGGTTATACAGGTACTGTCAAAAGATGGAGCTTCAAAATACTTACCTAAAATAAGGCCCAGTGTTTATCATGGAAGGGCAATTAACCCCATCCACCATTTGGAAGCTATTACTGTTGGCAGCTACCTTTCCGAGCAGTGGTTTACACCTTTGTTGGCAGATATACCTCCACATCCCCGTCAGATGAACTCAAGTACCCCTTCAATgacatcaaaaatgttttaaaaaatgtttagctAACTGTTCAGCTGTTCATGATTTCATTTAGCCTTTTCTTAATTATTGTTCTCTTACTTTAAGCTAACTTTTAGAACTGTTATCAGGTACTTTAAGCTATTTCAGCCATATTACTTTAAGCTAGCTGACAATTTCCACtgtttaaatcatatttttcatattaaatTGGCTATTTTAACAAATCTATCCATCACTTTAAACTAGTTAACTAATTCAGCTGTTTGTCTACATTGTTTAGATCATTTGTCTATCAATTTAAGCAGACTATTTCAACCTTTATCCATTACTGTTAGCTATTTCAGCAGTTCTGTTCATTAACTACTTTGAGCTAGCTAAATACTTCAGCTGTTTGTCCACCTTGTTTAGACTTTTCAATCATTTATCTATTACTTTTAGCAAACTATTTTAATCAGCAGTGTATCACTTTTAACTATTTCAGCTCTTATCTGGTAACTTTAGCTTTTTCAGCAATTCTGTTCCCTACTCTGAGCTTGCTAACTAGTTTTCACCCATTCTTAATCACAACATTGTTTAAGTGTTATGGCTGACTTAATATATGGATATATTTTTCttaatcaaatcattaattctactgctgctgcacaatgttttcacatttcctctGGCAGCCAATCTGTAATCACTTAAAAAACTGCACTTAATCATCAATCAATGCCTGCTGAATGGTATGAACTTGGAAAATTGCCAAATGACTCTTTAATTATAATATAAGCATAATTAAGGACGGGATGTCTAAAATAAGACGGAGAGATCTGATCAACATACTTGAGTTGTGATGCTCAGATGAAACAGAGGAAATGACTCAGCCATTGTTGTttcgttttatttttttccagagtcgagaggaggagatgggtgACAGAGTGTGGCAGGTCCAGAAAGAACTGGAGGAGTTGCAAGGAAGGAGCCAGGGCACAGATGAGGTACAAACATTTCTGACCCATATTCATGGGGTGACTATGGGTCATCAAACATCTGCGATTGGTGTCACAACTGGTTGATGTATAaggaacattttaatgtttgcacAGATGTAGAAATTCATACCTGCTGCTATTAAAGTCCATTATATACGAGACTGGGGGTTTCTATTGAATTTATGTAGTGATTCTGTTGAAATCGTAAGTCACTCACCATAGCTGTAGGAAATCAGGTCTTGTCAGCTCCCTCTCATGCTCCTCTGGGAAAAGGCTGAAGTCTGATGGAAGCATTACTAGTTTTGAATGACAGCCTAATCCAGATGCATTTTTGTTTCCATACCTAATCATTTGAAAGTTCACATCCAGGTTAACAGACTTAACAGTTATCCGTTATCGTTTCCTTTGTCTTGCTTCGTAATTGAAGGATTCCGTCTTAGAGCTCAGGGACAATTTGCTTACATACTTTGCTCTGATCAGTCTTCTGCCCCAGTCGTGTGGCTGCTCTCCAAAGCACGCCGGATCCTGTGAAGCTCGTTTGAATCACTCAGGAATGTTCTCCTCGGAAAAAAGAGATTGTGAGGCAGCAGCCAGCCTCAATCCCTGTTCTCAATTATCATCATATGAGGTGATTCTCGGCCTTAAGATTTATACTACAGGAATACTCGCATGCATACTGGAAAGGAGCCAGATAGGACAAGAGTACTCCAGGGAGACGCTTTACCCTGGTGTTGAGGTGCTGTGAGACCTGATTCTTCTACCTTTACACGGTGTccagatgcacacaaacacaaagaattacactgctctctctgctgcatTTTTCCCTGGTGAGGTAATAATTTTATGGGTGGATTGTATGGGTTTAAGCTCAGGGAGGCCAAACCTTCCAACGGGCCTCACAAACCATTTTTCATTTCGACAGTGGGTCAGTGTGTCTCTCTATAGAGACAATAGACCAGCACTCTTTTAGAAGTAAAAGTCTGGTTTAGttaggtttatttatttttacaaaataaatacaccAAACCAACAGTGTGTTAGTTCAGTACTTAGTATTTTCATCTTCCACCTGTTGTGGCTTTCAAAACGGGCCACAAAAACATATAGTCTAATTTAAGCCCCACACCAGTGTACTTTGGCATTTTtagatttctttaaaaatggaCCAATGATGTATCACTTTAGAAGAATCCCCAAGTGATACAGCATCCTTCAAACTTGCGCAGGTGCTCACAGCAGACAGGTGTTTGCGATCAGAGCAGAGGTTAAATTTAGCAATGAACTTTCTaatggcagtaaatgtacagtgaaGGCTACAGTTTGCCCATAAATAAAGTCTACAGCTCCTCAATATCCATGAAGACCTCACGATTGCATGACAGCTATCGCTATCCAGGCTAATATTTATGCTATTGCTTTggaaaacattattcaaacaaGACTAAATGTTTGTTAGGAACTATTTTGAGCAGTGGATTATGCACATTTGGTGCTTAGCAACAGTGCTCATGTTCATTGTAGCACAGGAACATGTCACACTGTgtaacagtgtggctcatttcTATGTTTCTAGTAGTTTATGGACAACAGTGGAGCTCTATGGCAGCAATACGATGAATCAGGCTTTGGATACACAAACGATGCTTGTGTATGCAGGATGcattttttgttggttttggtcctttaatgggatttgttgacGATAAGAAAGATAGCGTATACCGGCAGACTTCTTCTTTAAATGTAAACTgcctgtttattttattatcatgcCGTTATAGATTAAATGTATatgttattattttactttaactACACATGTATCTTCTTATTTTTCTATTCTAACATAAAgtatctattttttatttatttaggcaGAGATGACTCCAGAAGAACTGCAGGTAGGTTTGCTGGTTCCAGTTTGACTTCTTTCACCGTTTCTAGAATTCATATCATTTAAGCCAGTTACCactgtattttaattgtttaatcaaGTAAAACATGCATCATTGATAGCAACATACTGTTTGTACTATTTGTTTTGTCCTCATCGACATTGATGTTCTGTCCTTTCCAACCACAGGCTCAGCTAGCGGAGAAGACAACTTTGCTGAGCGAGGCTCGACTGAAGGAGCAGGGCTTTATTGAGAAAGTGAGTGTCGggccctgtgtttgtgtgtgcacacccTCTTCGCTGGGGACAAGTGAACAGCAAATCCCATGCAGTGTATTCCCAGGATTCTGGGGCCTCCAGCAAGAGAAGCTACTGCTATCCTGCTGCATCAACTTAATTACACAGCACATCTGTTTACATTTGGTTTAACCCTATAAACACTCAGAGCAACGCCTCCCACAGTTTTTCTCACACACATCGTCATTCTCACAAACATCCCCCAGGGATGATCAACAAAATGCTGTGCTCGTGTCCCATACAACAATTAGACTAATGCATAGAATTAACCCACAGGGGTCAAATGGCTTGTTTTATGATTAATctgtgcatgcttgtgtgtttcTCCACGGTAGATTCACTCGCTTGAGGACAAGATTAAATGTTTCCACCGGAGCACTGTTGTAACTCATCTTGGGAGCACATTTAAAGGTAATGTTAACACCATGAATCACTTAGTTCTGCTTGGCGAGCCAGTTTCCTACTCAACGAAGGTACAAAAAGCTTGAACACATGCATTGTCATAAGAAACTTTTAACATAAGCTAAATACACCCAAAGCATAAAGTAGGTAAACTAACTTTTATATTGTAATAGGGATTTTTAACATATAATTATATGTTTTAAAGGTCCCTTATTGTAGAAAGTAAGATTTTAAATCAGGGTTTCCGTAAGGTTGGGATGTCACAACTAAACAAACGCTGCCCTCAAAACGGTCGTGGTTGCAAAAACATTgacagagctgatgcagaaacaagGCAatcagtgctggctcaggcctgtgagaacTGACCAATCAAAGGAGACTATGGGAAGAGGGGGGTCTTGATGACACATGCGCTAAAACAGAGCTTTCAGacaagaaaatggaaatattcaggtaaattcatttactttattcaagtacagtacttgaataaatgtacttagttacattgcTACATCACTGGACAGGTtaaatagaggtgctgcagcaatggacagtacaAGAAAAGTAAGGTgctttttgagcattaaaaacatgtaaacattttctagtagacatcCAAAATAATACTaagaacctgaaaatgagcagtaAACGGGGCCTTCAAAATATGAATTGTAGAGTTATAGTCCAAAGATCTCTGTAGGAGTTTTGACACACTACCAGTAATCTGCCGGCCCCCACATCTCTTCATGGGATTTGACTGAAGACAAGAGACAGAGATCCTGAATAGTGTGCGatggtgtgtgggtgtgtggtcTGGTTTAACTGTAAGAACTGTAACTGAAGATTTTTGCCAACTAAGCGTGATTTTAGGCTTACTGGTTATGGTTAGAGCTGCGGTTATAATTATGGTTTGGTTAAGGTTAGAGTAAAGGTTCGGGTTAGACATATAAGCGGtgtggttaaggttagggtaagCCTCTAGGTACTGACTGTAAGTCAATGCGATACCCTCAAGGATATCGTAAACTgaacatgatgtgtgtgtgagagtctgCAGAGCTTCCCTGCTGGTGTAATAAAGAGAATCTGCTGTCAGAAGGGGGGCGGTGAAGAAGCCATCCTTGGATTTAATGGGTTTTACAGATTGTGGTCCTGTTTCCCGCACAGGACCCTGCAGCAGACAGACGTTTACTTCTTAAAACCTTTACTTTCAATACACACACTATATCCAGCCTGATACCTGCTCTGTCCTGTATTTGGACTATTGTACATATTAGTGAAAGTGTCTTCCACTCAGTATGACTCTTTTGAACCTACTTAAATCACCTTCGTACGTAGTTTCATGTGTGTAGCTCCCTGAATGGTTTGATGGTAGGCTCAGCTGGGGCAACATGGGGTCAGCAGGACAAAGGCTGTAGGATTTATTGGAAACCCAGTACTTACCACGAGATCAAAGAACTGTTTGCACTCCTCTATCACCTTCTCTTGACGCCTAATCACAAGTCTCTGTCTCGTGCTGTAATCTGAATGATTATTCCAAATAGTCAGGGAGCAAGTTGGTGTTGTTCCATATTAAAGACCTGACGCAGATATTTTATAGGTAGAAGCGGTAGTGTTAAGTGTTACCAGGCCTATCCATGCGGCAGCACTGTTTTCCATTCATAGTTTTTAGAGGAATGATGGTGTTAAAGCTTTGGGCGGAGAATTAAAGTGTTCATTCTTGGACTCTGGAGGTATTATTGGACTCCTGCTGAGCCTCGCCATTCTTTCCTGCACTTATAGCTGGTGCTTAATTTGAACCCGTACCTGCAGAAAGTGGCTGTGTGTATGGTTGCTAATACAAACATAAAGTTGACTGTGACA
This genomic interval carries:
- the golga4 gene encoding golgin subfamily A member 4 isoform X2; amino-acid sequence: MFKKLKQRINEEQSPQRNAQSPQQAQTGSGDRRGSQTLPFHHDGSPSPSDRESASKGPARSPRGSINGDGSASPHREETPSLVQKLQLKVPSMESLIRGGASRAENLFRSPSKENLVRSSSRDSLTPLGENESPGAPTYDPPSDIESEAEEPPGTTESLSKEQLMHRLLRVERSLGKYRGKYSELVTAYRTVQRDKEKTQVILSQSQDKALRRIGELREELQMDQQAKKHLQDEFDAALEEKDQMITVLQTQVALLKKRAKGFTDGPVPTEDDVPQSEDAPDSSTQSPSKEQGEEPEGTEGEGNSDPTKLMEALQKRVKRQENLLQKCKEVMRTHKERSAQLGTENETLQEQLQERLQELEKIKELHTTEKTKLITQLRDAKNLIEQLEQDKGMVIAETKRQMHETLEMKEEEVAQLRSRLQQVTVQKEELQEQKEKAEKSAFEELERALGVAQKAEEARKQLQVQLEERVKEVERVNEEERKSLQEKLTRVKQEVVTIMKKSSEETVVNMEKLHKEALAAKEEEMSARINKAVEQCKEEFAQLGKERDQQASLALEDVELQKTAIRTEGDNKVKEIQLELEAARTRILELESSLDKISQDGSCLSHELSKQLDELKDKHKEQISALEEKHQEQLEKHKGTLTQQHNAALEELKEKHRAEVETLLKDKELQFQAHVEDMNQKTLEKLEAKQAELEAVSAELSEALKGKQLLEEKLVAAEEVHRLAQQEHEKRLQERQAKHNVELANIKQEHEQSLGGIEKTLKEELNALKIVLREKEKEIKEHMLKQKTLQEESQELNVKVKEVEELQQCLSQSKLDNESLKESNAQLSKISKDLVQCKKDLSDLEHQLEVAKDDCQQKEKSLQELEHQLQEGKKELSEKEKSFTAELNTKQEEQTRLTKQLDDEKADHEKKMKNTIRERDEIEAKLKTQETKMEKLKQKAKDMHESYKKKIQQNEENMKKELAKKEKELQQKEQQVQEKIVEMAQKSSQGLSSTVSELQANHKQEVEKLHDTHKHEIEELERRWQEKLGQQEEELTEKHSHILQEKAQELEEISQQLSRGKEENDQVLRELKDLKEELVIRETTVQKLQEELNEAAVKLESLSQAEALLKEQMESVERNLNQALNERNSLQDQLNTTKEENTEKLKTLSDKLEGTEMQLKALEGSRGKESEDLQTKFEESSSQLQAVIHTKEERICTLEEDLRQQTEANKNLCISLDQMTAQVNAQTEHVEALTHEKENHSQSISEKVQKIEELSEANRIISESIKANELRISDLESIISDLKNQLASSIKEKEEAINQLNQQYKEERRQAAETTERLEQERKSALEQAAALRNSLSEYETKFTQNDNTITCLQSRLDDLEREISEKNEALQRLTASIDNQSISKSEMDQVLSEKEQKVSGLTSELESCISRLGELQEQLALKTKECEQLTADLKQQHSVRESEKKELVEQLQQTQMQCTQNGNLEQEMVEKLRSLEEECKHKLECQREEFEKTKDEILKSKEENLKATEEKLSADSARKVSELKKKAEQKIGQIKKQLTSQLEEKEQTIKALQTSLEEIKSNETAGKQHAETLEEKTKTLEDALIKLKEEQEKNLEQILSNEKLEKEKSLEELKIMYEEKLRDVAQQGELKENESALHEIEARLKGAEEQNGNLVAEINRLKEEICEKDAQLDQHQETIKQIQNSSQPGAEMMVERSSVQQTMSAMENHSPTEGGDSLESVKSNLTQVKNEKEKIHKDFTRLQKDIRLLRKEHEQDLEYMKKELLEEQEKKLKLEVEDVEMKHNSAIKQLMREFNTQLALKEAELDTSVKEAIAKAQSVEAELISIHREEVSQLKKLVAEKEDDLHRTVQKYEQVIQSREEEMGDRVWQVQKELEELQGRSQGTDEAEMTPEELQAQLAEKTTLLSEARLKEQGFIEKIHSLEDKIKCFHRSTVVTHLGSTFKDPGFNSSDSLSEATEMEYLRKVLFEYMMGRETKTMAKVITSMLKFPPDQAQKVLDKEDTKTITWLR
- the golga4 gene encoding golgin subfamily A member 4 isoform X1, with translation MFKKLKQRINEEQSPQRNAQSPQQAQTGSGDRRGSQTLPFHHDGSPSPSDREVLAGMIAEPAFLSEYTIFALDHSKRPKTAQVASVSASKGPARSPRGSINGDGSASPHREETPSLVQKLQLKVPSMESLIRGGASRAENLFRSPSKENLVRSSSRDSLTPLGENESPGAPTYDPPSDIESEAEEPPGTTESLSKEQLMHRLLRVERSLGKYRGKYSELVTAYRTVQRDKEKTQVILSQSQDKALRRIGELREELQMDQQAKKHLQDEFDAALEEKDQMITVLQTQVALLKKRAKGFTDGPVPTEDDVPQSEDAPDSSTQSPSKEQGEEPEGTEGEGNSDPTKLMEALQKRVKRQENLLQKCKEVMRTHKERSAQLGTENETLQEQLQERLQELEKIKELHTTEKTKLITQLRDAKNLIEQLEQDKGMVIAETKRQMHETLEMKEEEVAQLRSRLQQVTVQKEELQEQKEKAEKSAFEELERALGVAQKAEEARKQLQVQLEERVKEVERVNEEERKSLQEKLTRVKQEVVTIMKKSSEETVVNMEKLHKEALAAKEEEMSARINKAVEQCKEEFAQLGKERDQQASLALEDVELQKTAIRTEGDNKVKEIQLELEAARTRILELESSLDKISQDGSCLSHELSKQLDELKDKHKEQISALEEKHQEQLEKHKGTLTQQHNAALEELKEKHRAEVETLLKDKELQFQAHVEDMNQKTLEKLEAKQAELEAVSAELSEALKGKQLLEEKLVAAEEVHRLAQQEHEKRLQERQAKHNVELANIKQEHEQSLGGIEKTLKEELNALKIVLREKEKEIKEHMLKQKTLQEESQELNVKVKEVEELQQCLSQSKLDNESLKESNAQLSKISKDLVQCKKDLSDLEHQLEVAKDDCQQKEKSLQELEHQLQEGKKELSEKEKSFTAELNTKQEEQTRLTKQLDDEKADHEKKMKNTIRERDEIEAKLKTQETKMEKLKQKAKDMHESYKKKIQQNEENMKKELAKKEKELQQKEQQVQEKIVEMAQKSSQGLSSTVSELQANHKQEVEKLHDTHKHEIEELERRWQEKLGQQEEELTEKHSHILQEKAQELEEISQQLSRGKEENDQVLRELKDLKEELVIRETTVQKLQEELNEAAVKLESLSQAEALLKEQMESVERNLNQALNERNSLQDQLNTTKEENTEKLKTLSDKLEGTEMQLKALEGSRGKESEDLQTKFEESSSQLQAVIHTKEERICTLEEDLRQQTEANKNLCISLDQMTAQVNAQTEHVEALTHEKENHSQSISEKVQKIEELSEANRIISESIKANELRISDLESIISDLKNQLASSIKEKEEAINQLNQQYKEERRQAAETTERLEQERKSALEQAAALRNSLSEYETKFTQNDNTITCLQSRLDDLEREISEKNEALQRLTASIDNQSISKSEMDQVLSEKEQKVSGLTSELESCISRLGELQEQLALKTKECEQLTADLKQQHSVRESEKKELVEQLQQTQMQCTQNGNLEQEMVEKLRSLEEECKHKLECQREEFEKTKDEILKSKEENLKATEEKLSADSARKVSELKKKAEQKIGQIKKQLTSQLEEKEQTIKALQTSLEEIKSNETAGKQHAETLEEKTKTLEDALIKLKEEQEKNLEQILSNEKLEKEKSLEELKIMYEEKLRDVAQQGELKENESALHEIEARLKGAEEQNGNLVAEINRLKEEICEKDAQLDQHQETIKQIQNSSQPGAEMMVERSSVQQTMSAMENHSPTEGGDSLESVKSNLTQVKNEKEKIHKDFTRLQKDIRLLRKEHEQDLEYMKKELLEEQEKKLKLEVEDVEMKHNSAIKQLMREFNTQLALKEAELDTSVKEAIAKAQSVEAELISIHREEVSQLKKLVAEKEDDLHRTVQKYEQVIQSREEEMGDRVWQVQKELEELQGRSQGTDEAEMTPEELQAQLAEKTTLLSEARLKEQGFIEKIHSLEDKIKCFHRSTVVTHLGSTFKDPGFNSSDSLSEATEMEYLRKVLFEYMMGRETKTMAKVITSMLKFPPDQAQKVLDKEDTKTITWLR